Proteins co-encoded in one Spirosoma endbachense genomic window:
- a CDS encoding phytanoyl-CoA dioxygenase family protein — translation MLTASIVSEITTSDFLTEQQITFFNKNGYLHIKGFVSRQDVQLFLVEMQRIEAHFIAENVDKINGTPIKYGNDETGQRIVQRFAFSSLFSPVLHEFLQDSRFQDLTQLLQPYEGRIGEEEKDGLVINHYVRTPESNFSRMGWHTDSPRDLFLGQRIRPMLNVGLHLDDCPMTNGGLRVLPGTHKQSTLLTLFRKRQFVDHRPDPREVGFDIEAGDLTIHNGSLWHRVQQSPHVGALSRRRVMYIPLVTGEYQRKTADSKTPFYHRFASKVIG, via the coding sequence ATGTTGACAGCAAGTATAGTTTCGGAAATAACCACAAGCGATTTTCTCACAGAGCAGCAGATTACGTTTTTCAATAAAAACGGCTATCTACACATAAAGGGCTTCGTCAGTCGCCAGGATGTGCAGCTTTTTCTGGTCGAAATGCAGCGTATAGAAGCACATTTCATTGCCGAAAACGTGGATAAAATAAATGGAACCCCCATCAAATATGGGAATGATGAAACGGGTCAGCGTATCGTTCAGCGGTTTGCCTTTTCGTCGTTGTTTAGCCCGGTTCTGCATGAATTTCTACAGGATAGCCGCTTTCAGGATCTGACGCAACTGTTACAACCTTACGAAGGACGTATCGGTGAAGAAGAAAAGGATGGTCTGGTTATCAATCATTATGTACGAACGCCCGAGAGCAACTTCTCCCGCATGGGCTGGCATACCGATAGCCCGCGCGATCTGTTTCTGGGGCAACGTATTCGGCCAATGCTCAACGTAGGTCTGCACCTGGACGACTGCCCGATGACAAACGGTGGTCTGCGCGTTTTGCCCGGTACCCACAAACAGAGCACTTTATTGACCCTGTTCCGCAAGCGGCAGTTTGTCGATCATCGCCCAGACCCGCGTGAGGTTGGATTTGATATTGAAGCAGGCGATCTCACGATCCATAATGGTAGTTTATGGCATCGGGTGCAGCAGTCACCACACGTCGGTGCGTTGAGCCGTCGTCGGGTAATGTACATTCCGCTCGTAACGGGTGAGTATCAGCGGAAAACGGCCGACAGTAAAACCCCATTTTACCACCGGTTCGCCAGTAAAGTAATTGGGTAA
- a CDS encoding esterase produces MKKSINARSFLLLCATLISVGAMAQMPQRTPTPNDTLNSPKVLGDKRVIIQIYAPKASEVTIGGDFLSGQKPLSLTKNEQGVWSVAIGPLKPDYYSYTLTVDGVRTMDPKNPVVKQGISSLENMMAVPGPETAFEDNRAVPHGEVRAVWYSSNTLGMMRRMHVYTPPGYEKGTGKYPVFYLLHGGGDDDSGWNTIGRSGFILDNLIAAGKAKPMIVVMPNGSMPLPPQTGTPDAQTMNRLRDLFATELLKEIMPTVEKNYRTLTTPDNRAIAGLSMGGFQTLDVTLTHPELFNYVGVFSSGFFGATADEADTKYAKVLNDPSFNKGKKLFWVSIGKDDFVMEANKKTLALLDKHNIKYQYKESSGGHTWVNWRQYLNEYTPMLFR; encoded by the coding sequence ATGAAAAAGTCGATCAATGCCCGCAGTTTTCTGCTTCTATGTGCTACCCTGATTTCAGTGGGAGCCATGGCTCAAATGCCCCAGCGGACACCAACCCCCAACGACACCCTCAATTCGCCTAAGGTATTGGGCGATAAGCGGGTAATCATTCAGATTTATGCGCCTAAAGCGAGTGAGGTAACGATAGGTGGAGACTTCCTGTCCGGCCAGAAACCCCTTAGCCTGACCAAAAACGAGCAGGGCGTCTGGTCGGTAGCGATTGGCCCGTTGAAACCCGATTATTATTCGTATACCTTAACCGTGGATGGTGTGCGAACAATGGACCCTAAGAACCCGGTTGTCAAACAGGGGATTAGCAGCCTGGAAAATATGATGGCAGTGCCAGGTCCCGAAACGGCTTTTGAGGATAATCGGGCGGTGCCCCACGGCGAGGTGCGGGCCGTCTGGTATTCATCGAACACATTGGGCATGATGCGCCGGATGCACGTTTATACGCCACCAGGTTACGAAAAAGGTACTGGTAAATATCCGGTCTTTTATTTACTGCATGGCGGAGGAGATGATGATTCCGGCTGGAATACCATCGGTCGATCGGGCTTCATTCTCGATAACCTGATTGCGGCAGGAAAAGCAAAACCGATGATTGTCGTAATGCCCAATGGCAGTATGCCACTGCCTCCTCAAACAGGTACGCCCGATGCGCAAACAATGAACCGGTTGCGGGATCTGTTTGCCACCGAACTATTGAAAGAGATAATGCCTACCGTCGAGAAAAATTACCGCACCCTGACTACCCCCGACAACCGGGCCATTGCGGGTCTGTCGATGGGGGGTTTTCAAACACTGGACGTGACTCTGACCCATCCTGAATTATTTAATTACGTTGGGGTATTTAGTTCAGGTTTCTTTGGCGCAACCGCCGATGAAGCCGACACAAAATATGCGAAGGTGTTGAACGATCCATCGTTCAACAAGGGAAAGAAGCTATTCTGGGTGAGCATTGGTAAAGATGATTTCGTGATGGAAGCCAATAAAAAAACGCTGGCTCTGCTCGATAAACACAACATTAAATACCAATACAAAGAAAGTTCCGGCGGCCACACATGGGTTAACTGGCGGCAATACCTCAATGAATACACGCCCATGTTGTTCAGATAA
- a CDS encoding amidohydrolase family protein, giving the protein MKTRLVLLLFLLVAARSKAQTTPPGQPLPIIDVHVHAMKVNTSFAVEMCPWFLRDMPGGDPNQQMRAFLNAQCVDPLQPAKSDAEMQASVLETMKRLNMTIVAYGDPQILRQWKKAAPDRVIAGIGVSSPNQMTVQAFTDSMSSGFYQVMGEVAPQYQGLSPSDMSLDAYFAVAEKQNVPVGIHMGTGGNGMANLTQASYRASLGRPFLLEDLLARHPKLKIWVMHAGYPMIDEMIALMGANAYVYVDLAGFIWSYPQAEIHAYLKRLVQAGFGKRIMYGTDFMIWPKLFETSLSVIENADYLSFDQKRDILFNNAVRFFRLDASKFK; this is encoded by the coding sequence ATGAAAACACGATTAGTACTCCTGCTCTTTTTACTGGTAGCCGCTCGCTCAAAAGCGCAAACGACTCCCCCCGGCCAACCACTACCCATCATCGACGTGCACGTACACGCCATGAAAGTTAACACCAGCTTCGCGGTTGAGATGTGCCCCTGGTTTCTGAGAGATATGCCGGGGGGCGACCCAAATCAACAGATGAGGGCTTTCCTGAATGCCCAATGTGTCGATCCTCTGCAACCGGCCAAATCCGACGCGGAAATGCAGGCATCCGTGCTGGAAACCATGAAGCGACTCAACATGACCATTGTTGCGTATGGTGATCCTCAGATTTTACGGCAATGGAAAAAAGCGGCCCCAGACCGGGTAATTGCAGGCATTGGCGTTAGCTCGCCCAATCAGATGACCGTACAGGCGTTTACGGATTCAATGTCCTCGGGCTTTTATCAGGTAATGGGCGAAGTGGCTCCTCAATATCAGGGTCTTTCGCCCAGCGATATGTCGCTTGATGCCTATTTTGCCGTAGCTGAAAAGCAAAATGTTCCGGTGGGTATTCACATGGGTACGGGCGGCAACGGCATGGCCAATCTTACGCAGGCTTCGTACCGGGCCTCACTCGGCCGACCGTTTCTGCTTGAAGATTTATTGGCTCGCCATCCCAAACTGAAAATATGGGTTATGCATGCAGGTTATCCCATGATCGATGAAATGATTGCCCTTATGGGTGCAAATGCCTATGTGTATGTAGATCTGGCCGGTTTCATCTGGAGCTATCCACAGGCCGAAATCCATGCCTACCTCAAACGGCTGGTACAGGCTGGATTCGGTAAACGGATTATGTATGGCACGGATTTTATGATCTGGCCCAAATTATTTGAAACGTCACTCAGCGTAATTGAGAATGCAGATTACTTGTCATTCGACCAGAAACGCGACATTTTATTCAATAATGCCGTTCGCTTTTTCCGGTTGGATGCCAGCAAATTTAAGTAA
- a CDS encoding carboxylesterase/lipase family protein produces MNLNPTRLLAILLVGSLPVTAQKTAPAGLPLVTGSKTAVVTTESGSVRGFIHNGIYTYKGIPYAKAKRFMAPTKPDSWTGVRSSLAYGPVCPLMTPTSQVNDESEFVYHHDWGYSNEDCLRLNVWSPQVATSGSAVARKRPVMVWLHGGGYSAGSSQELPSYDGENLSRTGDVVLVSVNHRLNVLGFLDLSDYGANYKASANVGMMDLVAALQWVHANIDQFGGDPSNVTIFGQSGGGGKVSTLMYTPSAKGLIHKAIAESGTAPQFQERDMTHRVGAAVLAELGLTASQIDSIQTVPYEKLAAAGNRAVQKVRQQLAAEGKSALGLGWGPSRDGTFLPYQPTQPEALALSSDVPLLVGSTKNEFMASLSGNLRDATPEQAKAQLQKRFGDKTDAYIDAVKKTYPKDTRASDLIDIDDRFRGNTLKLANLKSAHTTAPVYVYLFTWQSPVMDGAYKAVHCMEIPFVFNNIARCEEMTGGGKEAYDLAHKMSQSWVSFARTGNPNYKELPNWQPYTEATGTTMLFDNQCVIKNHPDKEIQALATSSSPRLP; encoded by the coding sequence ATGAACTTAAACCCTACCCGTTTACTAGCCATTTTACTGGTTGGTTCTTTACCAGTTACCGCTCAAAAAACGGCTCCGGCCGGGTTGCCTTTGGTTACGGGCAGCAAGACGGCCGTTGTCACAACTGAATCCGGTTCTGTCAGAGGCTTCATTCACAATGGCATTTACACCTATAAAGGCATTCCGTACGCCAAAGCCAAACGGTTTATGGCACCTACGAAACCTGACTCCTGGACAGGAGTCCGCTCGTCGTTGGCTTACGGCCCGGTTTGCCCTTTAATGACCCCGACCAGTCAGGTTAACGACGAGAGCGAATTTGTCTATCACCACGACTGGGGTTATAGCAATGAAGATTGCCTGCGGCTAAACGTCTGGTCGCCCCAGGTAGCCACCTCCGGAAGTGCCGTTGCCCGTAAACGCCCGGTTATGGTCTGGTTGCACGGAGGTGGCTATTCTGCGGGTTCGTCTCAGGAATTACCATCCTATGACGGGGAAAATTTGAGCCGTACGGGCGATGTGGTACTGGTGTCGGTCAACCACCGACTCAATGTGCTGGGGTTTCTGGACCTATCCGATTATGGTGCTAACTATAAAGCATCAGCCAATGTGGGCATGATGGATCTGGTAGCCGCTCTGCAATGGGTTCATGCCAATATCGATCAGTTTGGGGGTGATCCATCCAACGTTACTATTTTTGGTCAATCGGGTGGAGGTGGCAAGGTATCGACGCTCATGTACACCCCCTCGGCTAAAGGGCTGATTCATAAAGCCATAGCAGAGAGTGGAACTGCCCCACAATTCCAGGAACGCGATATGACGCACCGGGTGGGTGCGGCCGTTCTGGCAGAACTTGGCCTGACTGCCAGCCAGATTGATTCGATTCAGACGGTTCCTTACGAAAAACTGGCCGCGGCTGGCAATCGTGCCGTTCAGAAAGTTCGGCAACAACTGGCTGCTGAAGGTAAATCGGCCCTGGGACTGGGCTGGGGCCCATCCCGTGATGGTACGTTTTTACCCTACCAACCCACTCAGCCCGAAGCGCTGGCACTCTCCAGTGACGTACCACTTCTGGTAGGATCGACCAAGAACGAATTCATGGCTTCGCTCAGTGGCAACCTGCGGGATGCCACGCCCGAGCAGGCGAAAGCGCAACTGCAAAAACGCTTTGGCGATAAAACAGACGCCTATATTGACGCCGTTAAAAAGACGTATCCCAAAGACACCAGAGCCAGTGATCTGATAGATATCGATGATCGATTCCGAGGTAATACGCTCAAGCTGGCTAATTTAAAATCGGCTCATACCACCGCACCGGTTTACGTCTATCTGTTCACCTGGCAATCTCCGGTGATGGACGGGGCTTATAAAGCTGTTCACTGCATGGAGATTCCGTTTGTGTTCAACAACATTGCCCGTTGCGAAGAAATGACGGGCGGTGGTAAGGAGGCATATGATCTGGCCCATAAAATGAGTCAATCGTGGGTGAGTTTCGCCCGTACCGGTAATCCAAACTACAAAGAGCTACCCAACTGGCAACCCTATACGGAAGCAACCGGCACAACGATGTTATTCGACAATCAGTGCGTGATCAAAAACCATCCCGACAAAGAGATTCAGGCCCTGGCAACCAGTTCCTCTCCCCGCCTGCCTTAG
- a CDS encoding phytoene desaturase family protein translates to MALVNQKQSSILSKPDYDAVVVGSGPNGLSAAITLQQAGLSVLVLEAKAEIGGGLRSAELTLPGFMHDVCSAVHPLAAGSPFFQSLPLAEHGLEFIYPPLSAAHPFDDGTAASLRPSVSETAHALGIDERAYLDLLEPLVRHWPTMAADVLGPLRFPKHPFDMAQFGLDALPSAVQLVKRFRTKEARGLFAGMAAHAIQPLSNLTTSAIALVLMTAGHLRGWPVPKGGSRAIANALASYFRSIGGKIETNTPIRSMSQLPSAKVAVFDVTPKQLLSIAGDRFSSGTANRLYRWQLENYRYGMGVFKVDWALDGPIPFTAPECRQAGTIHLGSTFEEIAEAERLTSQGQHPDRPYVLLAQQSVFDSTRAPEGKHTAWAYCHVPNGSTVDRTEVIERQIERYAPGFRDRILARHTMNTAQLEMYNPNYVGGDINGGIIDIRQLYTRPVVTLSPYRTSVPGIYICSSSTPPGGGVHGMCGYHAARVALREGFALPITVSLATG, encoded by the coding sequence CTGGCTCTCGTAAACCAAAAACAAAGTTCAATTTTGAGTAAGCCAGATTATGATGCCGTTGTGGTTGGCTCTGGACCGAATGGCCTGAGCGCAGCGATCACGTTGCAACAAGCCGGTCTATCGGTACTGGTGCTGGAAGCCAAAGCCGAAATTGGGGGTGGATTGCGTTCGGCAGAACTGACATTGCCTGGCTTCATGCATGATGTCTGCTCGGCAGTTCATCCGTTGGCGGCAGGTTCCCCATTTTTTCAGAGCCTTCCGTTGGCCGAACATGGGCTGGAGTTTATTTACCCGCCCTTGTCTGCTGCGCATCCCTTCGACGACGGCACAGCGGCCTCACTGCGGCCGTCGGTTAGCGAAACGGCCCATGCTCTGGGCATCGATGAGCGGGCCTATCTGGATTTGCTGGAACCACTGGTGCGCCATTGGCCAACAATGGCTGCGGATGTGCTGGGGCCGTTACGCTTTCCAAAGCATCCATTCGACATGGCTCAATTTGGTTTGGATGCATTGCCATCTGCGGTGCAATTGGTTAAACGATTCAGGACAAAAGAAGCCCGTGGTTTGTTTGCCGGAATGGCTGCCCATGCCATTCAGCCGTTATCGAATCTGACAACGTCGGCCATTGCGCTGGTCCTGATGACGGCGGGGCATCTGCGGGGCTGGCCAGTTCCTAAGGGTGGTTCACGAGCTATTGCCAATGCGCTGGCGTCGTATTTTCGGTCGATTGGAGGCAAAATTGAAACGAATACACCGATTCGGTCAATGAGTCAGTTGCCGTCGGCGAAGGTTGCCGTATTTGATGTGACACCGAAACAATTGCTTTCTATAGCGGGTGATCGATTCTCTTCCGGAACCGCAAACCGGCTGTATCGCTGGCAGTTGGAGAACTACCGCTACGGCATGGGCGTGTTTAAAGTCGATTGGGCGCTGGACGGGCCAATTCCGTTTACGGCTCCGGAATGCCGACAGGCTGGCACAATCCACCTGGGTAGTACATTCGAAGAAATCGCTGAAGCAGAACGGCTTACATCGCAGGGGCAGCACCCAGATCGACCTTATGTGTTGCTGGCGCAGCAAAGTGTATTTGACTCGACACGTGCACCGGAAGGGAAACATACGGCCTGGGCGTACTGTCACGTTCCAAATGGCTCGACGGTCGACCGAACGGAGGTTATTGAACGCCAGATCGAGCGGTATGCGCCCGGTTTCAGGGACCGGATTCTGGCGCGGCATACCATGAACACCGCTCAACTGGAGATGTACAATCCAAATTACGTAGGGGGCGACATTAACGGCGGGATCATTGACATCCGTCAGTTGTATACCCGGCCAGTTGTTACGCTATCGCCTTACCGGACATCAGTTCCCGGAATATACATCTGCTCATCATCTACGCCACCCGGTGGCGGGGTGCATGGTATGTGTGGGTATCATGCGGCCCGCGTTGCCCTACGCGAAGGATTTGCTCTGCCCATAACAGTGTCACTCGCAACAGGTTAA
- a CDS encoding LytR/AlgR family response regulator transcription factor — MNVLIIEDEPLTAQNLELLLYEYDPQIRVLAQLPSVSKSVQWFKAPQPLQPDLIFLDIHLEDDLGFSLIKELNLTIPIIFTTAFDQYALQAFKANSIDYLLKPIETEELAAAIDKFKLVRQNPSMTLLDTTALNQLMKKLDPPAYRDRFLVSIGPRLRTIRTDEIAYFFFEDKATYVTPHSGIPVSIDYSLDRLGQLVDPDRFYRVNRSFLVSASAIKSVYAYTGSKLKVELVPPPRQEVFVSVDRVTSFKEWMGK; from the coding sequence ATGAATGTATTAATTATTGAAGATGAGCCCCTGACAGCCCAGAATCTGGAACTACTTCTGTATGAGTATGATCCCCAGATTCGTGTGCTCGCTCAGCTACCATCAGTCAGCAAATCGGTCCAATGGTTTAAAGCTCCGCAGCCTCTTCAGCCGGACTTGATTTTTCTGGATATTCACCTGGAAGATGACCTGGGCTTCAGTTTAATTAAAGAGCTGAATCTGACGATCCCAATCATATTCACTACGGCATTTGACCAGTATGCCCTACAGGCTTTTAAGGCTAACAGTATCGACTACTTACTTAAACCGATTGAGACTGAAGAGCTGGCTGCTGCTATTGACAAGTTTAAGCTGGTTCGGCAAAACCCGTCGATGACCCTGCTGGATACGACGGCATTAAATCAGTTGATGAAAAAACTGGACCCGCCCGCCTACCGCGATCGGTTTCTGGTGAGTATCGGGCCTCGGCTTCGAACGATTCGAACCGACGAAATCGCTTATTTCTTTTTCGAAGATAAAGCAACGTATGTGACACCCCATTCAGGCATTCCCGTATCGATCGATTATAGTCTGGACCGATTGGGGCAACTCGTCGATCCGGATCGCTTCTATCGTGTCAATCGGTCGTTTCTGGTCAGCGCATCGGCCATCAAATCTGTTTATGCCTACACCGGTAGCAAACTCAAGGTAGAACTTGTTCCTCCACCCCGTCAGGAAGTATTTGTCAGCGTTGATCGGGTGACCAGTTTCAAAGAATGGATGGGTAAATAA
- a CDS encoding cyanophycinase produces MKKQFSILLFFALSSLLSNAQTQPKTVGPEKGALVIVGGGSMAPELWSRFVELAGGPANANIVIVPTAGEDSSATKAPRETERLQSLGVKNITILHTRDPKVANQESFVAPLKKATGVWFVGGRHWRLTDSYLNTLAHKEFNAVLSRGGVIGGTSAGATIQGSFMVRGDTKGNSIMIGDHTEGLDFIHNVTIDQHVLRRNRQFDLIDVIKARPELLGVGIDEGTAIVVQKNTFEVMGASYVAVYTADQIANNAKYPSGQNSTGGPFFFLGKGQKFDLQTRKVLNQQPSRPNEPAK; encoded by the coding sequence ATGAAAAAGCAATTCAGTATTCTCCTCTTTTTTGCCCTAAGTTCCCTGTTGAGCAACGCGCAGACTCAACCCAAAACCGTTGGCCCCGAAAAAGGCGCACTCGTTATTGTAGGGGGTGGCAGCATGGCTCCCGAACTCTGGAGTCGTTTCGTTGAATTAGCGGGTGGACCCGCCAATGCCAACATCGTTATCGTGCCTACGGCAGGCGAAGATTCTTCGGCTACCAAAGCGCCCCGCGAAACCGAAAGACTCCAGAGCCTGGGTGTGAAAAACATAACCATTCTGCATACCCGTGATCCGAAGGTTGCCAATCAGGAATCATTCGTTGCTCCGTTGAAAAAAGCAACGGGCGTCTGGTTCGTGGGCGGCCGTCACTGGCGGCTAACCGACTCCTATCTGAACACGTTGGCGCATAAGGAATTCAATGCTGTACTGAGCCGGGGTGGGGTCATTGGTGGCACATCAGCCGGGGCTACCATTCAGGGGTCATTCATGGTGCGGGGTGACACGAAAGGGAACTCGATCATGATCGGTGATCACACGGAGGGGCTCGATTTCATCCATAACGTGACTATCGACCAGCACGTTCTGCGCCGGAATCGCCAGTTTGACCTCATTGATGTCATTAAAGCACGGCCCGAACTGCTCGGTGTCGGCATTGACGAAGGGACCGCTATTGTCGTTCAGAAAAACACGTTTGAGGTGATGGGCGCATCGTATGTTGCTGTATATACCGCCGACCAGATTGCCAATAATGCCAAATACCCATCGGGTCAGAACAGCACAGGTGGTCCGTTTTTTTTCCTGGGAAAAGGACAGAAATTCGATTTGCAGACGCGTAAGGTACTGAACCAGCAGCCATCGCGACCGAACGAACCCGCTAAATAA
- a CDS encoding sensor histidine kinase produces MAEIAGSYLTNRQRWQLATTVFAIYWPIRLYVAINQFSLTLFRKVWPFWIMEIIVTILFFYLWITVTDWFHQRIFRLFNKGFLIEFNLPAQLATLLIAVGLAVLFNMGFYRLWLVMARLEPIQNSTSIQSPANLRRANRFADGGQHQKVDNGLTIMAMLAAFYLAANRRGYKQLEDIRVKAEQMKQEAAQAQFVALKNQVNPHFLFNSFSILSSLIAVNPKLSIQFVGQLAKSYRYVLEQHDAKCVKLRDELDFVKAYTFLLHIRFSDKFRVITNIPQEKVDQYSIAPLTLQLLIENAVKHNQMSSEVPLLVTIDMEQDYLLVTNLIRLRPKTEVSTGLGLKNIIKRYQLLTDRPVLIEDQANVFLIKIPLLE; encoded by the coding sequence ATGGCAGAAATCGCGGGGAGCTACCTAACGAATCGGCAACGGTGGCAACTGGCAACGACCGTTTTCGCTATTTACTGGCCCATTCGACTGTATGTAGCCATCAATCAGTTCTCACTCACGCTTTTCAGAAAGGTATGGCCTTTCTGGATCATGGAAATTATCGTTACGATTCTTTTCTTTTACCTCTGGATTACCGTAACCGACTGGTTTCATCAACGGATTTTCAGGCTGTTCAATAAAGGTTTTCTCATTGAATTCAATTTACCTGCTCAACTGGCTACGTTACTTATTGCGGTTGGACTAGCGGTTTTGTTTAACATGGGGTTCTATCGCTTGTGGTTAGTCATGGCCCGGCTGGAGCCCATCCAGAATTCAACTTCGATTCAGTCGCCAGCAAACCTACGCCGAGCGAACCGATTTGCGGACGGTGGCCAGCACCAAAAAGTTGATAATGGACTGACGATCATGGCCATGCTCGCTGCCTTTTACCTGGCGGCTAACCGTAGAGGCTACAAGCAGTTAGAAGACATCCGTGTGAAAGCGGAGCAAATGAAACAGGAGGCCGCGCAGGCTCAGTTTGTTGCCCTGAAGAATCAGGTCAATCCGCATTTCCTGTTCAATAGCTTCAGTATTCTTTCTTCGCTCATTGCGGTAAACCCCAAACTTTCTATCCAGTTTGTGGGGCAATTGGCCAAATCATACCGCTATGTTTTAGAGCAACATGATGCCAAATGTGTTAAACTCCGGGATGAATTAGACTTCGTGAAAGCGTATACGTTTTTGCTCCATATTCGCTTCAGCGACAAGTTTCGGGTCATAACGAATATTCCGCAGGAAAAAGTGGATCAATATAGCATCGCTCCACTGACCCTACAGTTATTGATTGAGAATGCCGTAAAACACAATCAAATGTCGAGTGAAGTGCCCTTGCTGGTCACGATCGATATGGAGCAGGATTATTTACTGGTCACCAATTTGATTCGACTTCGGCCCAAAACCGAAGTATCGACGGGGCTGGGTTTAAAAAACATCATCAAACGCTATCAACTGCTGACGGATCGGCCCGTACTAATTGAGGATCAGGCGAATGTGTTTCTGATAAAAATCCCCCTGCTCGAATGA
- a CDS encoding O-acetylhomoserine aminocarboxypropyltransferase/cysteine synthase family protein: protein MKFETLQLHAGQQIDPATNARAVPIYQTTSYAFNSTEHGANLFALKEFGNIYTRIMNPTGDVFEKRIAALEGGVAALAVASGHAAQFIAINNITTVGDNFVTTTYLYGGSYNQFKNSFKNIGVEARFADGDKVESFERLIDERTKFLYLETIGNPGFNVPDFDAFAQLAEKYDLPLIVDNTFGAAGAICKPFDYGAHIIVESATKWIGGHGTTIGGVIVDSGKFNWGNGKYPQFTQPSPSYHGLVLNDVFGVGGPFGNIQFIIRARVEGLRDWGPSQGPFNSFLLLQGLETLTLRIERTSENALALAQWLERHPEVASVNYLGLESSPYHELAKKYLQRGFGGVLSFELKGDKARAEKFVNSLKLISHLANVGDSKTLIIHPASTTHSQLNEEEQSGAGVAPTGLRISLGIEHIDDIKEDIEQAIAQL from the coding sequence ATGAAATTTGAAACACTTCAACTGCACGCCGGTCAACAGATCGACCCGGCAACCAATGCCCGTGCGGTCCCGATTTATCAAACGACTTCCTATGCCTTTAACAGCACCGAACACGGCGCAAATCTGTTTGCGCTGAAAGAGTTTGGCAACATCTATACCCGCATCATGAACCCGACCGGCGATGTCTTTGAGAAGCGCATTGCAGCTCTGGAAGGGGGCGTCGCGGCTCTGGCCGTTGCGTCGGGTCATGCGGCTCAGTTTATTGCCATCAACAACATTACGACGGTTGGCGACAATTTCGTAACCACGACCTATCTGTACGGCGGATCGTATAACCAGTTCAAAAATTCGTTCAAAAACATTGGTGTTGAAGCCCGGTTTGCCGACGGCGACAAGGTCGAAAGCTTTGAACGACTGATCGATGAACGGACCAAGTTCCTGTATCTGGAAACCATCGGAAACCCTGGCTTCAACGTTCCCGACTTTGACGCCTTTGCTCAGCTGGCCGAAAAATACGACCTCCCGCTGATCGTAGACAATACCTTCGGAGCAGCCGGTGCAATTTGTAAACCCTTCGACTACGGTGCTCATATTATTGTCGAATCGGCTACCAAGTGGATTGGCGGACATGGGACAACCATCGGGGGTGTAATTGTCGATTCGGGTAAGTTCAATTGGGGGAATGGTAAATACCCGCAATTCACGCAGCCATCGCCGAGTTATCACGGTCTGGTATTGAACGATGTGTTCGGTGTAGGCGGCCCATTCGGCAATATCCAGTTTATTATCCGGGCCAGAGTGGAAGGCTTACGGGATTGGGGGCCATCGCAAGGGCCGTTTAACTCGTTTTTGCTGTTGCAGGGTCTGGAAACACTCACGTTGCGCATTGAGCGGACATCCGAAAATGCACTGGCGCTGGCTCAGTGGCTTGAGCGGCATCCAGAAGTAGCATCCGTAAATTACCTGGGCTTGGAAAGCAGTCCCTATCACGAATTAGCCAAAAAATACCTGCAACGGGGTTTTGGTGGCGTCCTTTCCTTTGAACTGAAAGGAGATAAGGCCCGCGCTGAAAAATTTGTAAACAGCCTGAAACTGATAAGCCACCTGGCCAATGTCGGTGATTCGAAAACCCTGATCATTCATCCCGCTTCAACTACGCACTCTCAACTGAACGAAGAAGAGCAATCGGGAGCCGGTGTTGCGCCTACAGGCCTGCGGATTTCACTCGGTATCGAACACATTGACGATATCAAAGAAGACATCGAACAGGCAATTGCCCAATTGTAA